The following proteins come from a genomic window of Sorghum bicolor cultivar BTx623 chromosome 3, Sorghum_bicolor_NCBIv3, whole genome shotgun sequence:
- the LOC110433693 gene encoding uncharacterized protein LOC110433693, producing MGSEWKVRIPLIRLLALPVLKFDQARISSSGFPFNVPPQHLHPKHLPPETYTGFTSHTSPHIITRHRTRRRGRSVRVCAGVARRCATTAASGACGVARGVRVVARHAWGRGGGARRQDTTRRGVRRGGACARLAGGGLGEDEGATGVLTVCRVVDVGLRCGVRLTGRPEWRGVAVRGSSDGGAHGPHRRVAVAESGDAGARCGIVGTLYGARGCTPVGGLGLQQRNGSRGGARRAGFARVRVARVAEFGGAQACAGVRAARRASGSRGASACVRTTRPSRARGGRGLAAGAWCALRGVVGSGKRGLRGDARCSGEAAGRACVEEHVGSLAGARCAATDSVEAEEVEEGD from the exons ATGGGAAGCGAGTGGAAAGTAAGGATTCCCTTGATCCGGTTACTAGCACTGCCAGtccttaagtttgaccaagctAGAATATCTTCATCAGGGTTTCCATTTAACGTGCCACCACAGCACCTCCACCCGAAGCACCTCCCGCCGGAGACTTATACCgggttcacctcacatacatctccCCACATAATTACCCGCCACAG GACGCGGCGACGCGGGCGCTCGGTGCGCGTGTGCGCCGGCGTTGCGCGGCGGTGCGCAACGACGGCGGCGTCCGGCGCGTGCGGCGTGGCGCGTGGGGTGCGCGTGGTGGCGCGGCACGCGTGGGGGCGCGGCGGTGGCGCGCGGCGGCAAGACACGACGCGGCGCGGCGTGCGCAGAGGCGGTGCGTGCGCGAGGCTCGCCGGCGGCGGTCTAGGAGAAGATGAAGGGGCGACTGGAGTGCTCACCGTGTGTCGCGTCGTTGACGTAGGCCTCCGGTGCGGCGTACGGTTGACGGGGAGGCCAGAGTGGAGGGGCGTCGCGGTGCGTGGCTCGTCGGACGGCGGCGCGCACGGCCCTCATCGACGAGTTGCGGTGGCAGAGAGTGGTGACGCAGGTGCGAGGTGTGGCATCGTGGGAACTCTTTATGGGGCTCGGGGATGCACTCCCGTGGGTGGCCTTGGTTTGCAGCAGCGGAACGGGTCGCGTGGGGGAGCGAGGCGTGCGGGCTTCGCGCGTGTGCGGGTCGCGCGCGTCGCGGAGTTTGGCGGTGCGCAGGCGTGCGCGGGCGTGCGCGCTGCGCGGCGTGCGAGCGGGTCACGCGGCGCGAGCGCGTGCGTGCGGACGACTCGGCCGAGCAGAGCGCGTGGCGGACGCGGTCTTGCGGCGGGCGCATGGTGCGCGCTGCGCGGCGTCGTGGGGAGCGGGAAGCGGGGCTTGCGCGGCGATGCGCGTTGCTCGGGGGAGGCGGCCGGGCGTGCGTGTGTGGAGGAGCACGTGGGATCGCTGGCAGGGGCGCGCTGCGCTGCGACCGATTCGGTCGAAGcagaggaggtggaggaggGGGATTGA